The sequence below is a genomic window from Variovorax paradoxus B4.
ACGAGGCGGAAGTTGTAGTCGGGCCGGTTGAAGTTCTCGGGCTTGCCGCGCACCACTTCGCGCTGGGCCTTCAGCTGCTTCGCGAGGCGGAACAGGAAGGAGAGCGGCGCGCGCAGCTTCGCAGCGGCTTCGGGCGTGTCCCCGTTCGTGAACGCGGCGTCTTCGAGCCAGGGCTGCGTGACCACCGCGTCGAGCTGGTCGTGCCGCAGGTTGGCCACGATCGGCACGCGTTCGAGTTTGGTCTCGGTCGATTGCAGCTCCAGCGTGGCCTCGTCGAAGCGCGCATAGAGCGACACCGCCGGACGGTCGCCGCCTTCGAGCAGCGTGTAGGTGCTCACGACATCGTCGGGCAGCATGGTGATCTTGTGGCCCGGCATGTAGACCGTGGACATGCGCGCGCGCGCCACCTGGTCGATGGCGCTGCCCGGCGTCAGCGCCAGGCCGGGCGCGGCAATGTGGATGCCTACGGTGACGGTGCCGCTCCCCAAGCCCTGCACCGAAAGCGCATCGTCGATTTCGGTGGTCTGCGAGTCGTCGATCGAGAACGCCTGCACGTCGTCAGCCAGCGGCAGGTCGTCCACGATGGCCGGCGCGGAGAGCGCCGGGAATCCCGTGCCCTTGGGAAAGTTCTCGAACAGGAAGCGCCGCCAGTGGAACTGGTAGGGCGAATCGATGGCGCCGGCGCGCTCCAGCAGCTCGAGCGGGGGGCGCTGCGTGGCGCGCGAGGCATCGACCACGGCCTTGTATTCGGGCGCGTTCTTGTCGGGCTTGAACAGGATCTTGTAGAGCTGCTCGCGGATCGGCTGCGGACAGATGCCCTCGCCCAGCTGGCCGGCCCACTCGACGATCTGCGCCTGGACCACCTTCTTCTTCTCGATGGCGGCCAGCGCCTGCTGCAGGATCTCGGCCGGCGCCTTCTTGAAGCGCCCCTTGCCCGCGCGGCGGAAGTAGTGCGGCGCCTCGAAAAGCGCGAACAGCGCGGCGGCCTGCTGCGCGAGCGTGGGTTTGTCGCTGAAATAGTCGGATGCGAGATCGGCAAAACCGAACTCGCCCTCCGAGGCGAACTCCCAGGCCAGGTCGAGGTCCATCGTGGCCGCGAGCGCGCGCGCCTCGCCGATCAGTTCGGCCGGGGCCGGCTTCTCGAAACGCAGAACGATGTTGGCGCCCTTGACCTTGACGCGCTTGCCGGTGTCGAGCTCGACCTGCGCCGATGCTTCGGCCTCCGACAGCACGCGGCCGCCGAGGTACTTGCCGGCTTCTTCAAACAATACAAACATGCCCGGATTGTCCCAGACTTGGGGAAGCGCCCAGCCCCGGCCGCCGCGCGATGTTTGCCGGGCTTCAGACGGGATTGATGAACGCGATCACGTCGTCGAGGTGGTTTTCCTCGAAATCGGACAGCGCATGGTCGCCGCCCTCGAGCAGCTTGATGTTGCTGTCGGGGTAGCGTGCCGAGGTTTCGTGCCAGTCGAGCGCTTCATCGCCCTTGGCGATGATGGCCAGCACGCGCTCGGGGCGGGTGAGTGCGCCGACCTCCATGGTGCGCAGCTCCTGGATGTACTCGGGCCGGAAATAGAAGTGCTCGGCCGGGTCGTGCCACGCGGTCTGGTCGCCGATGTAGCGCGCGAGGTCGCGCGCCGGGTGCACCGCCGGGTTCAGCAGCACGGTGCGGCAGCGCGTCATGCCGGCCACGTAGGTGGCATAGAAGCCGCCCAGCGAGGAGCCGACCACGGCCATCGACTTGCGCGGCCAGTCCGCGATGCCCTTCATCACCATGTCGATGGCTTCGCGCGGAGAGGGCGGCAATTGCGGACACCACCACTGCAGGTCGGGGTGCTCCCGGGCCACGCGCGCGGCCATCAGCCGCGCCTTGGTGGAGCGGGGCGAGGAGCGGAATCCGTGCAGGTACAACAGATGAGTGGCTTGCGGGTCCATGCGGGGCGGAGACTGGAAGTGGTGCGGTCGACGACACAGCTCCGTTGAAGGAGCCGGTCGATTTTGCATGAGGACCGTGCGCCCGACGCAGTCCCCGGCGCACGGGGCTTCGATATGAGGACTTCCTGCACGCAGGTCTTGGTTTGCCACGGTTGAGGAAGCTCTGGATTCCTGGTTTCAGACTCGGCATGGGCCATATCGAGAGGCCAAAAGTATTCAGCTGAGGCGTGCAGCCGAACTCGCAAGTCAGTGCGAGTTTCAGGGCCCGCGCAGGTGTCCGCATCCCATGAAAACGGGAGGTCCACCGGCCCTTTTGCCATGCGCCGAAGCTTATGCTCAAGCCCATGAATATCGAGGCCATGGATCCCGGGAAGACGCACCGCTGGGGCGTGCTCGTGGTCGAGGACGACAGCCGCGCGCGCGCCTTCTTCGAGGCGAGCGTGCAGCGCAGCGCCAGCCTTTTCTGGCTTGGAAGCGCCGGCACGGTGCACGAAGCATTGGCGTGGATGGCCCAGACCACCATCATTCCCGACGTGCTGCTCGTCGATCTCGGCATGCCCGACGGCAGCGGGCTCGACGTGATCCGCGAGGCCGTGGCGCGCTTTCCCGGTTGCGAGCCGCTGGTGATCTCGGTCTTCGGCGATGAGGAAAACGTGCTTGCCAGCATCGAGGCCGGCGCCGTCGGCTACATCCACAAGGACGCCGCGCCGGAGGACATTGCACAGACCATCGTGGAGATGAAGGCCGGTGCCTCGCCCATCTCGCCCATGATTGCGCGGCGGGTGCTGGCCAAGTACCGCAGCCTGCAGCTGGCGGGAACGCTCGCCGCCGCCCCGCCCGAGGCGGCCATCGGCAACACCGCGCCCAGCCTGCTGTCCGCTCGCGAGCACGAGGTGCTGACCTTGATAGCGCGCGGTTTTTCCTACGCCGAAATTGCACGCCTCAAGGGCCTGAGCGTGCACACGGTGCAGACACACATCAAGAATCTCTACGGCAAGCTGGCCGTGCATTCCAAGAGCGAGGCCGTGTTCGAGGCCACGCGCCTCGGCTTGTTGTCCCACCCGGGGTGAGTCGCGTGGCCGGGCGCATGTTCGGAATGCCGGCGAGGGCATTTTTTGCGCTGTGGCTCGCGGCAGTCCTGATGGTCGCGGCGGATGCCGCGATGGCCGCACCGGCGCAGGGCCCGATCGAACTTCGGCGCGGCACCGTGTCGACCACTGTCGACGGCGTGACGCACAAGGCGCCGGTCGAGCTTTCCTACCACTGGGACCGCCAGCACGGAGGCCGCCCGGGCCACGCGACGTTCGAACTGCCGTTCACGCTCGAGGCTGCGCCCGAGGCGCCCTGGGGCATCTTCATTCCCCGCGCAGGCAGCGTTCTCGAGGTGTGGCTCAACGACGCGCTGCTGCAGGTCTACGGCGACCTGGCCCGCGGCAATGGGGCGGACTACGCCAAGGCGCCTCTGTACGTGCCGGTTCCGGGGCACTTGCTGAAAGCCGGCGAGAACCGCCTGCAGGTTCGCATACGCGCCGACAGCGCCCGCAGGGCCGGGCTTTCGCGCGTGACCATCGGAGCCGCGACGCCGGTGCGCACCGATCTCTTCGAGAGCGCCTATGCCTGGCGCTTTACCGGCTCGGTGCTCCTGACCGCTTTCAGCCTGATCGTCGGCAGCATCGCACTGGCGCTGTGGCTCACCCAGGTGGACGCCGCCGCCATCGGATGGCGCCGGCGCGACAGCCTCTATTTCTGGGCCGCGCTGGCCGAGTTCTGCTGGGCGATCCGGGTGGCCGACGGCGTGATTGCCGAACCGCCTCTCCCCTGGGGTGCCTGGGGTGTGCTCATGGCCACCTGCTATGCGGGCTGGGCCGCGTCCGCCATGATGTTCTGCTATCGCCTCGCAGGCTGGGACCGCCGCCCGCGCATGCGCTGGCTGCGCTGGCCGATGGCTGGCGTGGTGGCCGGAACCTTCGGGGCGAGCGCAATGGCGCTTTACCACGAAGAGCCCTATTGGCTCACCGGCTGGCTCGCGCTGGAGATCGGGTTCGTTGCGCTGTTCGTCGGTGCCTTCGCCGTGGCAACCATCCGGCGGCCGAACGTGGGCCGCCTGCTCGTGGCTGCCGCCGCGCTGGTGACGCTGGGCTTCGGCACCCGCGACTGGCTTGTGATCCGCCTGAGCGACGCCTACGGCGAGACCACCTGGGTGCGCTATTCCTCCG
It includes:
- a CDS encoding ribonuclease catalytic domain-containing protein, translating into MFVLFEEAGKYLGGRVLSEAEASAQVELDTGKRVKVKGANIVLRFEKPAPAELIGEARALAATMDLDLAWEFASEGEFGFADLASDYFSDKPTLAQQAAALFALFEAPHYFRRAGKGRFKKAPAEILQQALAAIEKKKVVQAQIVEWAGQLGEGICPQPIREQLYKILFKPDKNAPEYKAVVDASRATQRPPLELLERAGAIDSPYQFHWRRFLFENFPKGTGFPALSAPAIVDDLPLADDVQAFSIDDSQTTEIDDALSVQGLGSGTVTVGIHIAAPGLALTPGSAIDQVARARMSTVYMPGHKITMLPDDVVSTYTLLEGGDRPAVSLYARFDEATLELQSTETKLERVPIVANLRHDQLDAVVTQPWLEDAAFTNGDTPEAAAKLRAPLSFLFRLAKQLKAQREVVRGKPENFNRPDYNFRLVGNDGEPNGSEQVQITTRQRGAPLDLIVSEAMILANSSWGGWLGELGVPGLYRSQASLAPGIKVRMGTRALPHAGLGVKSYAWSTSPLRRYTDLVNQWQIIAAARHGKTAALAAPFKPKDADLFSILSGFDAAYATYNAYQGGMERFWTLKYLEQQGITELEATAIKDIPNGALVRADTLPLVFPVAGQQERGARLRVKLGEIDEIALDVHGTVLERLDAPKADVAAEEEGGDEEEEEVAGPIAIAVDLTDSEAAPENTPA
- a CDS encoding YqiA/YcfP family alpha/beta fold hydrolase — its product is MDPQATHLLYLHGFRSSPRSTKARLMAARVAREHPDLQWWCPQLPPSPREAIDMVMKGIADWPRKSMAVVGSSLGGFYATYVAGMTRCRTVLLNPAVHPARDLARYIGDQTAWHDPAEHFYFRPEYIQELRTMEVGALTRPERVLAIIAKGDEALDWHETSARYPDSNIKLLEGGDHALSDFEENHLDDVIAFINPV
- a CDS encoding response regulator transcription factor, yielding MLKPMNIEAMDPGKTHRWGVLVVEDDSRARAFFEASVQRSASLFWLGSAGTVHEALAWMAQTTIIPDVLLVDLGMPDGSGLDVIREAVARFPGCEPLVISVFGDEENVLASIEAGAVGYIHKDAAPEDIAQTIVEMKAGASPISPMIARRVLAKYRSLQLAGTLAAAPPEAAIGNTAPSLLSAREHEVLTLIARGFSYAEIARLKGLSVHTVQTHIKNLYGKLAVHSKSEAVFEATRLGLLSHPG
- a CDS encoding ATP-binding protein, encoding MPARAFFALWLAAVLMVAADAAMAAPAQGPIELRRGTVSTTVDGVTHKAPVELSYHWDRQHGGRPGHATFELPFTLEAAPEAPWGIFIPRAGSVLEVWLNDALLQVYGDLARGNGADYAKAPLYVPVPGHLLKAGENRLQVRIRADSARRAGLSRVTIGAATPVRTDLFESAYAWRFTGSVLLTAFSLIVGSIALALWLTQVDAAAIGWRRRDSLYFWAALAEFCWAIRVADGVIAEPPLPWGAWGVLMATCYAGWAASAMMFCYRLAGWDRRPRMRWLRWPMAGVVAGTFGASAMALYHEEPYWLTGWLALEIGFVALFVGAFAVATIRRPNVGRLLVAAAALVTLGFGTRDWLVIRLSDAYGETTWVRYSSVFFGIALLLIVLRRFHAASVQARGSVAALAERVAQRERELASTFAALEQVARDQARTHERERILRDMHDGVGSHISSAIRQLQSGQASPEELLRTLCDSLDQLKLAIDSIHLPPGDVGALLAALRYRLEPRLAAAGIQFEWALDEVPDVKRLDAQAMRQLQFLLFEAISNVLQHAQAKTLRIEAEAVAGTVQLRVIDDGRGFDAQRVPRALAERAAAIGARLALESRPGRTVVQLGFG